GGTTGCTAACAAGCGACCGGCTTTTTTAAGACGGCTACAGACTACAGAGTTTGTCGTTAGACTCACTCAACGCCGTTACAGCGTTACAGCAACAGTCGGATTTATcagtttataatatttttcgattGTGCTTTAACGTGTTTTTAACGTGTTAGTACTTGTGGAGATTTTATGTAAAACACGCAGACGTTCACACAGACGATTATCACGCTGAACCAAACCTGAAAGGATCACAAACTCTACGAGGGGACCAGTCTGACGTTAACTTCCTGTTGTCCTACAGAAACTCGTCGTCCCCCCACCGCTCTGTATGAGACACATCAGCAGGATGTCTCTGAGCAGCTGATTGGCCTCCAGAACCAGAATCTGGTCTCTGGAGGATCAGAACGCTTCATGTGTCCGAGGACACTTTCTCTCAGAGAGCGACGAGGGGACCACTTACCGCTGCTGCTGTCCGTCTCCGAGGCCAAGACCAGCAGGATGTCAGGAGACGCGGCCTTCATGTCCGGCCCGTCCTCCTCctgggacagacagaggacagtcAGAGGACAGTCAGAGGACAGTCAGAGGACAGTGAGGGGAAGCAGGCTGAATGAGGTGCAGCAGaggggacagaggacaggacTGTACCGGAGCCTTCATGGTGATTCTGCGGAGGATCTCCTGCTGGTCGATCAGTAacacctcctcctgcagctcgcTGCGTCTCCTGCCGGGCTGCGCCTCCTGCTGGGATCTGGAGGACAGAACACCGTCAGCGACTGTCTGTCCATATAGGTGAATGTtgacatgtctgtctgtgtgagacTCA
This region of Plectropomus leopardus isolate mb unplaced genomic scaffold, YSFRI_Pleo_2.0 unplaced_scaffold83853, whole genome shotgun sequence genomic DNA includes:
- the LOC121940336 gene encoding rap guanine nucleotide exchange factor 1-like; this encodes DSVAASSEEQSGDTSQQEAQPGRRRSELQEEVLLIDQQEILRRITMKAPEEDGPDMKAASPDILLVLASETDSSS